The DNA region GGCCTCCCGCACCGTCAAAAGGTGCTGAGAACCCCGGTAGTTCACGCTGCCGGGGTTTTTTATTGGTCAATCGCTATGTCATGGCAAAACCTCAAAATCTGATGTCCCAGAAACACCAAACCCCGCTCTAGGCGGGGTTTGGGGGTGTTGTCTCAGGCGACTTCGTGGTGGTGGAGGCCCATCACCGGAGTGGGGCTTCCATCCGTAATGAACATATGGCCGGTTGCACCTCCATCCTGTTGTCAGGATGAGCAAGGGGCAAAGCTGATTCATCCTGTTGACAGGATGACGGCTCAGAATGAAATCATCCTGTTGCCAGGACGACGGGAAAATTGGTACGGACCGTCCTGTCGACAGGATGACAGCATCGCTATGCGGCAAGAATTCAGTGATATCTGAGCCAGCCTTATTAGGGGAGTCATCCTGTTGGCAGGATGAACCCTTGGTTGGTCTGATATCAAGAATTATCTGGAGGGAGATTGATTCCCGGTACGTCCTGTCAACAGGATAGTTTCGAGCCTCTACTCCATCCTGTTGACAGGATGGGGCAGGATTCGGTCGAGCCCATCCTGTTGACAGGACGGAGGCCGCCCCATGGCGTACCTCCCGGCTGGCATGAGCACCACTGGGTACCATCCATCCTGTTGACAGGATGAAATCGGAATCAGCGACTGTCATCCTGTCAACAGGATGCAATCTGCGCCGGGGGAGGCCATCCTGTTGACAGGACGGAGGCCAGGACATGGTCTGGCCAGCTGGCTTGGTTTCCACCAAGAGGCATCCATCCTGTTGACAGGATGCGGTGGCCCGCTGAAATGACACACATATACCTTGGCTTGGTATATGTGTGTTATCTCCAATGCAGCAGCGCGAGTGCCGTTGTGGAACTCGCGCTGTGTGATGTTGGAAGACTTGCATCATGAGTGTGGTTGCTACTCTGAGGTGCTTCCAGTCGATTCGCTGTCTGTGTCAGGGCCCTCTGCAGTGCCGTTGGCATCAGCGGTCTCTTGTGGAAGATACTTTTTGAGAAGCTCCTCAAGATCAGCATTAAATTGAGTGACAAGGCTGGTGTCTGGGATGACCACATTCAGCTCAACCTGGCCGCTTGCCCGCTGGCGATAGTGACCCTGACCATAACGCCGCTGGTACTGAACAGAATTAGCAGATTTTTTGCGAGAATTTTCAGAAATCTCGCTAGCTTGTTTGCGCAACCAGGCATGAGTATGGTCGCCAGCAATGTATTTATTGCAAATCGCAATTGCCTTATCTTCTGAAGATTTATTCAGAATTGAGGAAATAATTGCAAAAACACTCGCAGACATCTTTTTTGGAGTTCTGCGTGCATGCTCTTTGATCTCCATGGGAAGATTGCGAATGACCACGAATTCGCCAACACGTGTGCGAGACATTTTTACGCGATTGGCGATGTCATCAATGGTCATGCCATCGTCGAGCCAATTCGCAAAGTACATACCTCTATCAAAGTCCGTGAGCTGGCTGCGTTCATCGTTTTGAAGCATGCCAAGCCAGGAAGCCTCACTCTCAGTGAGGTTCTTGTGAACCGCCGCTAACACGGTTCCATTGTTGATTCCATAAGAGCGGATCGCCAACACGCGGGTCCAGCCGTCTCCAATGATGTAACGCCCCGGTTTCTTCGGGTGAGGAATCACATGAATGGCGTCGCGCTGGCCATTCTTGCTAATGGAGTCTGCTATCTCTTTTATAGCATCATCTATATATGTGAGGCGGGGTGGGTGCGCATTTTGATCAATCAACCTTGCATCGAGCTGCAAGTAGGAGCGATCGGACGGACTATCGTTCTGGACGGGAGCGCCAGCTGTCAGTGGCTGCGAAAGTCCGCTCTCCTGCGATTGCTGGGACACTACCTCCTGCGCCGACGATGTGTCAGTGATATGCACGGTCTCGTCTGGCGCATCAGTACCAGTGGCGGAGGCCTCGACTTTGACTGCCGGTGCACGACTGACGTTCTTGAAATCGCGCAAGGGCAGAGGAGGACCATCAGGACGCTTTGGGGCGGCAGTCGGTGCTGGGGTCTGACTCGGTTGCTCCTGAGTCGCGCCCGCTGGGTTCAATTTGCGGGTTCTCATTTATCACTTACCCTTCTTCGCTGAAATAGAAAGAACCTTGCCTTGGATAAATTCAGCAAACATGCGGTATTCACTGGTTGCGGTGCAGCTGGGGCGTTGCAATGACAGTGGGAGGTATTGATCAAGGCTCTTTGGGAAGTCTTCTGATGCAGAGATCACGTTGGGTGCAAGCAGATCCTTGTATTGGTTGATCTTGGCTTGCATGCGGCCTATGCGAGCGATCTGCGGTGCATAGTGCGTTGGCAGGATCACCAGTTCAGGGCGCACCTTGTACGTGGCATCGATAGACTCAATCTCCCCCATAAGGCGGATGAGGCCCTTGATGGCAAAGGCGTCCATTCGAACGGGAGCGATCACAAGATCCGCTGCGCCAAGTGCAGCTGTGCTGGTGAAGCTGACGTTTGGAGGGCAATCGAGAATCACGACGTCGTAGTTGCTCAGCGGCAGAGAAGAGATCTCGCCTCTTGTGGCAGCATCGAAAAGGTTACGCAAACACATTTCGCGTGGACCCTTTGAGTTCGCAATGTGCGTTTCCATGTTGGCCAGGTCGATGTTCGCACCGATCAGATGCGGACCAGCTTCGCCAAAAGGTTTCTTGATCAGGCCTTCAATCTTGCTGTTGTCAGACGCGCTCGGGCTGGGACGCGTGCTCGTCTGCAGAAACGGCGTCACCAGGTTATCGATGGTGCTGTTGATGACAGCCTCTTGAGTGACGCCATACGAGGCGATTTCATCATCAAGAATGTCTGCCTCGTAGCCAAATGCTTGCGTCAGGTTTGCCTGGACATCAAGGTCAATGGCCAACACGCGCAGACCCATGAATTGCAGGTGAACGGCAGTTTCCACAGCTGTCGTTGTCTTGCCTGTGCCGCCCTTGACGACATCAACCACAATGATGACGGGACCTTGACCTGCGGGAGCCTTGGACCACCCCTGCGCTCTACGCCACTGGGCCAGCTGGAACAGGGTGTCGGGCTCGAAAACTCGGGATGCGACAGCCCTTGGATTGCTCTCGTTCGCGCGTTTGATCTGAATGCCTGCGTTGTCGGCATAGGTGCGCAAAGTGTTGTCTGTAACCCCCAGCAGCTGACATGCCTGGCGAAGACGGTACTTCAGGTTGTCGGTGTGAGCGTATGTCG from Diaphorobacter sp. HDW4A includes:
- a CDS encoding ParB/RepB/Spo0J family partition protein, whose translation is MRTRKLNPAGATQEQPSQTPAPTAAPKRPDGPPLPLRDFKNVSRAPAVKVEASATGTDAPDETVHITDTSSAQEVVSQQSQESGLSQPLTAGAPVQNDSPSDRSYLQLDARLIDQNAHPPRLTYIDDAIKEIADSISKNGQRDAIHVIPHPKKPGRYIIGDGWTRVLAIRSYGINNGTVLAAVHKNLTESEASWLGMLQNDERSQLTDFDRGMYFANWLDDGMTIDDIANRVKMSRTRVGEFVVIRNLPMEIKEHARRTPKKMSASVFAIISSILNKSSEDKAIAICNKYIAGDHTHAWLRKQASEISENSRKKSANSVQYQRRYGQGHYRQRASGQVELNVVIPDTSLVTQFNADLEELLKKYLPQETADANGTAEGPDTDSESTGSTSE
- a CDS encoding AAA family ATPase, translated to MDARSTYAHTDNLKYRLRQACQLLGVTDNTLRTYADNAGIQIKRANESNPRAVASRVFEPDTLFQLAQWRRAQGWSKAPAGQGPVIIVVDVVKGGTGKTTTAVETAVHLQFMGLRVLAIDLDVQANLTQAFGYEADILDDEIASYGVTQEAVINSTIDNLVTPFLQTSTRPSPSASDNSKIEGLIKKPFGEAGPHLIGANIDLANMETHIANSKGPREMCLRNLFDAATRGEISSLPLSNYDVVILDCPPNVSFTSTAALGAADLVIAPVRMDAFAIKGLIRLMGEIESIDATYKVRPELVILPTHYAPQIARIGRMQAKINQYKDLLAPNVISASEDFPKSLDQYLPLSLQRPSCTATSEYRMFAEFIQGKVLSISAKKGK